One window of the Rhipicephalus sanguineus isolate Rsan-2018 chromosome 4, BIME_Rsan_1.4, whole genome shotgun sequence genome contains the following:
- the LOC119390346 gene encoding proteasome subunit beta type-6, whose protein sequence is MAMANMLGHSSFPQTGTDMNYFAPPDLSDVVPDWMRSEHSTGTTVLAVEFDGGVVIGADSRTSTGAYVANRVSDKLTRITDHIYCCRSGSAADTQAIADIVTYHLSFYEMETGQPAKVETAANIFRELCYNYRDQLVAGIICAGWDRQNGGQVYMVPLGGMLLRQPVAMGGSGSTYLYGYVDANYKPGMSKDECLNFVKNAIALAIARDGSSGGVVRLGVITKDGVERSVLTGDEIPQFYQG, encoded by the exons ATGGCGATGGCAAATATGTTGGGTCATTCTTCGTTTCCTCAAACCGGCACCGATATGAATTATTTCGCACCCCCTGACTTGAGCGACGTCGTCCCCGACTGGATGAGATCCGAACATTCGACAGGG ACAACTGTGCTTGCGGTGGAGTTCGATGGCGGCGTCGTGATCGGAGCGGATTCTCGGACGAGCACAGG GGCTTACGTAGCCAACCGTGTCTCCGACAAGCTGACCCGCATCACTGACCACATCTACTGCTGCCGCTCGGGTTCTGCTGCAGACACGCAGGCCATTGCAGACATAGTGACCTACCACCTCAGTTTCTACGA AATGGAGACCGGTCAGCCAGCCAAAGTGGAGACTGCCGCCAACATTTTCCGGGAGCTTTGCTACAACTACCGCGATCAGCTGGTGGCCGGGATAATCTGCGCAGGATGGGACCGTCAGAACGGTGGCCAG GTATACATGGTACCACTGGGAGGCATGCTGCTGCGTCAGCCTGTGGCAATGGGTGGCTCGGGCAGCACCTATCTGTATGGCTACGTGGACGCCAACTACAAGCCTGGCATGAGCAAGGACGAGTGTCTCAACTTCGTCAAAAACG CAATCGCCCTGGCCATTGCCCGTGACGGCAGCAGTGGAGGCGTCGTGCGGCTAGGAGTGATCACTAAGGACGGTGTGGAGCGCTCGGTCCTCACGGGAGATGAGATACCGCAGTTTTACCAGGGATGA